One region of Miscanthus floridulus cultivar M001 chromosome 19, ASM1932011v1, whole genome shotgun sequence genomic DNA includes:
- the LOC136525365 gene encoding CDPK-related kinase 3-like isoform X2, giving the protein MGQCYGKAGGGSSRADHDADLAGAGAVAPPSPLPANGAPQTPQAPPLPASFWRRKSGSTTPVHHQAATPGGAAWPSPYPTGGASPLPSGVSPSPARSTPRRFFKRPFPPPSPAKHIKATLAKRLGGGKPKEGTIPEEGGVGAGAGAAAGAADSAEAERPLDKTFGFAKNFGAKYDLGKEVGRGHFGHTCSAVVKKGEFKGHTVAVKIISKAKMTTAISIEDVRREVKILKALSGHNNLVKFYDACEDALNVYIVMEGGRYTEEDAKAIVIQILSVVAFCHLQGVVHRDLKPENFLFTTRDESAPMKLIDFGLSDFIRPDERLNDIVGSAYYVAPEVLHRSYSMEADIWSIGVITYILLCGSRPFWARTESGIFRSVLRADPNFDDSPWPSVSAEAKDFVKRFLNKDYRKRMTAVQAMTHPWLRDEQRQIPLDILIFRLVKQYLRATPLKRLALKALSKALREDELLYLRLQFKLLEPRDGFVSLDNFRTALTRYLTDAMRESRVLEFLHALEPLAYRKMDFEEFCAAAISPYQLEALETWEEIAGTAFQHFEQEGNRVISVEELAQELNLAPTHYSIVQDWIRKSDGKLNFLGFTKFLHGVTIRGSNTRRH; this is encoded by the exons ATGGGGCAGTGCTACGGGAAGGCGGGCGGCGGGTCGTCGCGGGCGGACCACGACGCCGACCTCGCGGGCGCGGGGGCGGTCGCGCCGCCGTCCCCGCTCCCGGCCAACGGCGCGCCGCAGACGCCGCaggcgccgccgctgcccgccTCGTTCTGGCGCCGCAAGTCCGGATCGACCACGCCGGTGCACCACCAGGCGGCGACGCCCGGCGGCGCCGCCTGGCCCAGCCCGTACCCGACCGGAGGCGCCAGCCCGCTCCCCTCGGGCGTGTCGCCGTCGCCCGCCCGGTCCACGCCGCGGAGGTTCTTCAAGCGGCCCTTCCCGCCACCCTCGCCCGCCAAGCACATCAAGGCCACGCTCGCCAAGCGGCTCGGCGGGGGCAAGCCCAAGGAGGGCACCATACCGGAGGAGGGCGGAGTCGGGGCTGGCGCCGGCGCGGCTGCTGGGGCCGCGGATTCCGCCGAGGCCGAGCGCCCGTTGGACAAGACGTTTGGCTTCGCCAAGAACTTTGGGGCCAAGTACGACCTCGGGAAGGAGGTCGGGAGGGGCCACTTTGGCCACACCTGCTCCGCCGTCGTCAAGAAGGGCGAGTTCAAGGGCCATACCGTCGCCGTCAAGATCATCTCCAAAGCTAAG ATGACAACGGCCATTTCCATTGAAGATGTTCGTAGGGAGGTCAAGATTTTGAAAGCTCTATCAGGGCACAATAATCTCGTCAAATTCTATGATGCATGTGAGGACGCCCTCAATGTCTACATTGTCATGGA AGGTGGGAGATATACAGAAGAAGATGCCAAAGCGATCGTTATACAGATTTTGAGCGTAGTGGCCTTCTGTCATCTTCAGGGAGTAGTGCATCGTGATTTGAAGCCAGAG AATTTTCTTTTCACAACAAGAGATGAAAGCGCTCCTATGAAGTTGATTGACTTTGGTCTGTCTGATTTTATTAGACCAG ATGAAAGGCTCAATGATATTGTTGGAAGTGCATATTATGTCGCTCCGGAGGTTCTACACAGATCGTACAGTATGGAAGCAGACATTTGGAGTATAGGTGTCATAACATACATTCTGCTCTGTGGCAGTAGGCCATTTTGGGCAAGAACAGAATCTGGGATCTTCCGGTCCGTGTTGAGGGCTGATCCCAACTTTGACGATTCACCATGGCCTTCAGTATCAGCTGAAGCTAAGGATTTTGTGAAGAGATTTCTGAACAAGGATTACCGCAAAAGAATGACAGCTGTCCAAGCAATGA CTCACCCTTGGTTacgagatgaacaaagacagattCCATTGGACATACTCATTTTCAGATTAGTTAAGCAATATCTTCGTGCTACTCCTCTTAAACGTTTGGCATTAAAG GCACTGTCTAAGGCTTTAAGGGAGGATGAACTTTTGTATCTTAGATTGCAGTTTAAGCTGCTTGAACCCAGAGATGGGTTTGTATCACTCGACAACTTTCGGACG GCTCTGACAAGATACTTAACTGATGCTATGAGAGAATCAAGGGTTCTTGAGTTTTTGCATGCG CTGGAACCACTTGCATACAGAAAGATGGACTTTGAAGAATTCTGTGCTGCAGCAATCAGCCCATACCAGCTTGAGGCTTTGGAAACGTGGGAAGAAATTGCTGGAACAGCTTTTCAGCACTTCGAACAAGAGGGCAACCGAGTTATATCGGTTGAGGAGTTAGCACAG
- the LOC136525365 gene encoding CDPK-related kinase 3-like isoform X1 — protein MGQCYGKAGGGSSRADHDADLAGAGAVAPPSPLPANGAPQTPQAPPLPASFWRRKSGSTTPVHHQAATPGGAAWPSPYPTGGASPLPSGVSPSPARSTPRRFFKRPFPPPSPAKHIKATLAKRLGGGKPKEGTIPEEGGVGAGAGAAAGAADSAEAERPLDKTFGFAKNFGAKYDLGKEVGRGHFGHTCSAVVKKGEFKGHTVAVKIISKAKMTTAISIEDVRREVKILKALSGHNNLVKFYDACEDALNVYIVMELCEGGELLDRILARGGRYTEEDAKAIVIQILSVVAFCHLQGVVHRDLKPENFLFTTRDESAPMKLIDFGLSDFIRPDERLNDIVGSAYYVAPEVLHRSYSMEADIWSIGVITYILLCGSRPFWARTESGIFRSVLRADPNFDDSPWPSVSAEAKDFVKRFLNKDYRKRMTAVQAMTHPWLRDEQRQIPLDILIFRLVKQYLRATPLKRLALKALSKALREDELLYLRLQFKLLEPRDGFVSLDNFRTALTRYLTDAMRESRVLEFLHALEPLAYRKMDFEEFCAAAISPYQLEALETWEEIAGTAFQHFEQEGNRVISVEELAQELNLAPTHYSIVQDWIRKSDGKLNFLGFTKFLHGVTIRGSNTRRH, from the exons ATGGGGCAGTGCTACGGGAAGGCGGGCGGCGGGTCGTCGCGGGCGGACCACGACGCCGACCTCGCGGGCGCGGGGGCGGTCGCGCCGCCGTCCCCGCTCCCGGCCAACGGCGCGCCGCAGACGCCGCaggcgccgccgctgcccgccTCGTTCTGGCGCCGCAAGTCCGGATCGACCACGCCGGTGCACCACCAGGCGGCGACGCCCGGCGGCGCCGCCTGGCCCAGCCCGTACCCGACCGGAGGCGCCAGCCCGCTCCCCTCGGGCGTGTCGCCGTCGCCCGCCCGGTCCACGCCGCGGAGGTTCTTCAAGCGGCCCTTCCCGCCACCCTCGCCCGCCAAGCACATCAAGGCCACGCTCGCCAAGCGGCTCGGCGGGGGCAAGCCCAAGGAGGGCACCATACCGGAGGAGGGCGGAGTCGGGGCTGGCGCCGGCGCGGCTGCTGGGGCCGCGGATTCCGCCGAGGCCGAGCGCCCGTTGGACAAGACGTTTGGCTTCGCCAAGAACTTTGGGGCCAAGTACGACCTCGGGAAGGAGGTCGGGAGGGGCCACTTTGGCCACACCTGCTCCGCCGTCGTCAAGAAGGGCGAGTTCAAGGGCCATACCGTCGCCGTCAAGATCATCTCCAAAGCTAAG ATGACAACGGCCATTTCCATTGAAGATGTTCGTAGGGAGGTCAAGATTTTGAAAGCTCTATCAGGGCACAATAATCTCGTCAAATTCTATGATGCATGTGAGGACGCCCTCAATGTCTACATTGTCATGGA ATTATGTGAAGGTGGAGAGTTGCTAGATAGAATTTTAGCCAG AGGTGGGAGATATACAGAAGAAGATGCCAAAGCGATCGTTATACAGATTTTGAGCGTAGTGGCCTTCTGTCATCTTCAGGGAGTAGTGCATCGTGATTTGAAGCCAGAG AATTTTCTTTTCACAACAAGAGATGAAAGCGCTCCTATGAAGTTGATTGACTTTGGTCTGTCTGATTTTATTAGACCAG ATGAAAGGCTCAATGATATTGTTGGAAGTGCATATTATGTCGCTCCGGAGGTTCTACACAGATCGTACAGTATGGAAGCAGACATTTGGAGTATAGGTGTCATAACATACATTCTGCTCTGTGGCAGTAGGCCATTTTGGGCAAGAACAGAATCTGGGATCTTCCGGTCCGTGTTGAGGGCTGATCCCAACTTTGACGATTCACCATGGCCTTCAGTATCAGCTGAAGCTAAGGATTTTGTGAAGAGATTTCTGAACAAGGATTACCGCAAAAGAATGACAGCTGTCCAAGCAATGA CTCACCCTTGGTTacgagatgaacaaagacagattCCATTGGACATACTCATTTTCAGATTAGTTAAGCAATATCTTCGTGCTACTCCTCTTAAACGTTTGGCATTAAAG GCACTGTCTAAGGCTTTAAGGGAGGATGAACTTTTGTATCTTAGATTGCAGTTTAAGCTGCTTGAACCCAGAGATGGGTTTGTATCACTCGACAACTTTCGGACG GCTCTGACAAGATACTTAACTGATGCTATGAGAGAATCAAGGGTTCTTGAGTTTTTGCATGCG CTGGAACCACTTGCATACAGAAAGATGGACTTTGAAGAATTCTGTGCTGCAGCAATCAGCCCATACCAGCTTGAGGCTTTGGAAACGTGGGAAGAAATTGCTGGAACAGCTTTTCAGCACTTCGAACAAGAGGGCAACCGAGTTATATCGGTTGAGGAGTTAGCACAG
- the LOC136527153 gene encoding PHAF1 protein At3g51130-like, with protein MQAQRSPLMAGGGGAAAAAAGAAVGMPSQGTVTVRRRCEGTAMGAITLDLRPGLGVGPFTLGMPISDAFAQIERQPNIYDVVHVKYFDEEPLKLDFVISFPDHGFHLRFDPWSQRLRLVEIYDVKRLQLRYATALIGGPSTLATFAAVYALFGPTFPGIYDKERGIYTLFYPGLSFAFPIPSQYTNLFTNGEVADLPLEFPDGTTPVTCRVCIYDSSTDSKVGVGSLMDKAVVPALPAGSLYMEEVHAKLGEELWFTIGGQHIPFGASPQDVWTDLGRPCGIHQKQVDQMVIHSASEPRPRTTLCGDYFYNYFSRGIDILFDGQTHRIKKFVLHTNFPGHSDFNSYKKCNFVIYDAEAEDTCQPGNVSKNCITPSTKWEQVKEILGDCGRAAIQTQGSMNNPFGSTFVYGYQNIAFEVMKNGYIATVTLFQS; from the exons ATGCAGGCGCAGAGGTCCCCGTTGATGGCGGGGGGtggcggcgccgcggcggcggcggcgggggcggcggttGGGATGCCGTCTCAGGGGACGGTGACGGTGCGGCGGCGGTGCGAGGGCACGGCCATGGGAGCCATCACGCTCGACCTCCGCCCCGGCCTCGGCGTCGGCCCCTTCACCCTCG GGATGCCGATCTCCGATGCTTTTGCGCAAATAGAGCGCCAGCCGAATATCTATGACGTTGTCCACGTGAAGTACTTCGACGAG GAGCCTCTCAAGTTGGACTTTGTCATTAGCTTTCCGGACCATGGATTTCACCTACGCTTTGATCCTTGGTCGCAG AGGCTCCGTCTTGTAGAAATTTATGATGTTAAGAGATTGCAATTGCGATATGCGACAGCTTTAATTGG tGGCCCGTCAACATTAGCCACTTTTGCGGCTGTGTATGCACTCTTCGGACCCACTTTCCCTGGTATATATGACAAAGAGAGGGGAATTTATACGTTGTTCTACCCA GGTTTATCCTTTGCATTCCCTATTCCCAGCCAATATACAAATCTATTCACCAATGGGGAAG TGGCAGATTTGCCCCTGGAATTCCCAGACGGAACGACCCCTGTTACTTGCCGGGTTTGTATATACGATAGCTCGACAGATAGCAAGGTTGGGGTTGGATCTTTGATGGACAAAGCAGTGGTACCTGCACTGCCTGCAGGCAGCCTGTATATGGAGGAGGTGCATGCAAAG CTGGGTGAAGAACTTTGGTTCACAATAGGGGGCCAGCATATTCCTTTTGGTGCATCACCACAG GATGTCTGGACTGACTTGGGTCGTCCTTGTGGTATCCATCAGAAGCAG GTGGACCAAATGGTCATACACTCTGCATCAGAACCCCGGCCTCGGACAACCCTTTGTGGTGACTACTTCTACAACTACTTCTCACGTGGAATTGATATTTTATTTGACGGACAG ACACATAGGATAAAGAAGTTTGTTTTGCACACAAACTTCCCTGGTCACTCGGATTTCAACTCATATAAGAAATGCAACTTTGTTATATATGACGCTGAAG CTGAAGATACATGTCAGCCTGGTAATGTCTCAAAAAATTGCATAACGCCTAGTACAAAATGGGAACAAGTTAAG GAGATCCTCGGTGACTGTGGCCGAGCTGCAATCCAGACACAAGGCTCCATGAACAACCCATTTGGATCAACTTTTGTATATGGTTATCAGAATATTGCTTTCGAG GTGATGAAAAATGGATATATTGCAACCGTTACTCTCTTCCAATCATGA